One part of the Olleya sp. YS genome encodes these proteins:
- a CDS encoding efflux RND transporter periplasmic adaptor subunit, protein MKNNKTVIYIGLLAVGLLLGWLLFGSSSNEETEHNHNEVSETNQMWTCSMHPQIMQPEPGDCPICGMDLIPAESGSDGLLADQFKLTENAMALANIQTTVVGKGNVDGNTLKLSGKIAENEEANAVQVSYFSGRIERLNISFTGEEVRKGQLLATIYSPELYAAQQELITASSLKESQPALYKAVRNKLKLWKLSEHQINQIEETQKIKENFPVYATVSGTVTEKLVEQGDYIKQGQPLLKIANLNTVWANFDVYENQIDLFKKGQEVLVTTNAYANKEFKGKVDFIEPILNTKTRTVSLRVVLNNKNDVFKPGMFVTANIERVSRSNDEVLTIPASAVLWTGERSVVYLKTNPDQTVFEMREVVLGNQIGNEYEVLEGLFVGNEIVTNGTFTVDAAAQLQGKKSMMNKQDGKTMTGHEGHLGMDNNSKNESDHTYMNERLKVSGKFQEQLKEVYYDYINLKDALVKEDSKGSSKNATTLLSNLGKIDMKLLKDEAHNHWMSLIDEMKSSTTSIAGSQDIKTQRNHFKHLSLHLIKAVQIFGVKEKVYVEFCPMADNNNGAYWLSKEEQILNPYFGDAMLKCGEVKQTIE, encoded by the coding sequence ATGAAAAATAATAAAACAGTCATATACATAGGATTACTCGCAGTAGGTTTGCTTTTGGGTTGGTTACTTTTTGGTAGTTCATCAAACGAAGAGACAGAACATAATCACAATGAAGTTTCAGAAACCAATCAAATGTGGACCTGTTCAATGCATCCACAAATTATGCAACCAGAACCAGGTGATTGTCCTATTTGTGGAATGGATTTAATTCCTGCCGAAAGTGGAAGTGATGGCCTGTTAGCAGACCAATTCAAATTAACCGAAAATGCGATGGCTTTAGCCAATATTCAAACAACTGTTGTAGGCAAAGGAAATGTTGATGGCAACACCCTTAAATTATCTGGTAAAATTGCTGAAAACGAAGAAGCTAATGCAGTACAAGTCAGTTATTTTTCGGGTAGAATAGAACGTTTGAATATCAGTTTTACAGGAGAAGAAGTCCGTAAAGGTCAATTACTAGCAACCATTTATTCGCCAGAATTGTATGCAGCACAACAAGAGTTAATTACAGCATCGTCTTTAAAGGAATCTCAACCTGCATTGTACAAAGCGGTTCGTAATAAATTGAAGTTATGGAAGCTATCTGAACATCAAATCAATCAGATTGAAGAAACTCAAAAAATAAAAGAAAACTTTCCAGTTTATGCAACCGTTTCAGGTACAGTTACCGAAAAATTAGTAGAACAAGGCGACTACATCAAACAAGGTCAACCATTGCTTAAAATTGCAAATCTCAATACGGTTTGGGCAAACTTTGATGTATATGAAAATCAAATCGATTTATTTAAAAAGGGACAAGAAGTTTTAGTGACTACAAACGCTTATGCTAATAAGGAATTTAAAGGGAAAGTAGATTTCATTGAACCAATATTAAATACCAAAACAAGAACAGTAAGCTTACGTGTGGTGCTTAATAATAAAAACGATGTATTTAAACCAGGAATGTTTGTAACCGCCAATATTGAACGAGTTTCAAGAAGTAATGATGAGGTATTAACAATCCCAGCATCTGCTGTACTTTGGACAGGTGAACGTTCTGTTGTCTATTTAAAAACCAATCCAGACCAAACCGTTTTTGAAATGCGTGAAGTTGTTTTAGGGAATCAAATTGGTAATGAATATGAAGTTTTAGAAGGATTATTTGTTGGAAATGAAATCGTAACTAACGGAACATTTACTGTAGATGCTGCTGCACAACTACAGGGCAAAAAATCAATGATGAATAAGCAAGATGGTAAAACTATGACAGGTCACGAAGGACATTTAGGTATGGATAATAATTCAAAAAATGAAAGCGACCATACTTATATGAATGAACGCTTAAAAGTGTCAGGGAAATTTCAAGAGCAATTAAAAGAGGTATACTATGATTACATCAATTTAAAAGATGCTTTAGTAAAAGAAGACTCAAAAGGTAGTTCAAAAAATGCAACTACTTTACTATCAAATTTGGGTAAGATAGATATGAAATTGCTTAAAGATGAAGCACACAATCATTGGATGTCATTAATAGATGAGATGAAATCTTCTACAACTTCAATAGCCGGTTCACAAGACATTAAAACCCAAAGAAATCACTTTAAACACTTGTCTTTACATTTAATAAAAGCGGTTCAAATATTTGGTGTTAAAGAAAAGGTATATGTAGAATTTTGCCCTATGGCAGATAACAATAACGGAGCCTATTGGTTAAGTAAAGAAGAACAAATCTTGAATCCATATTTTGGTGACGCAATGCTTAAATGTGGTGAGGTTAAACAAACAATAGAATAA
- a CDS encoding pyridoxamine 5'-phosphate oxidase family protein: MFKNLEEKEIKYILENNYIGHMGYVYQNRPFVVPITFFYDQDIKAIICYSADGHKMHALRIKPDVCLQINTIDNVTNWKSVLVHGVFEQKFGSDAKSYLHKFSLGVKDIILGKEHKKASFIDEFSSKKHDDNIPAVFLIHIEEITGKKRNT, translated from the coding sequence ATGTTTAAAAATTTAGAAGAAAAAGAAATTAAATATATCCTTGAAAATAATTATATAGGCCACATGGGATATGTTTACCAAAATAGACCATTTGTTGTACCAATTACGTTTTTTTATGATCAGGATATAAAGGCCATAATATGTTACTCTGCAGATGGACATAAAATGCATGCGTTACGAATTAAACCAGATGTATGTTTACAAATTAATACTATTGATAATGTTACTAATTGGAAATCTGTTTTAGTGCATGGTGTTTTTGAGCAAAAGTTTGGTAGTGATGCTAAATCTTACTTGCACAAGTTTTCGTTAGGAGTTAAAGACATTATTCTAGGAAAAGAACATAAAAAAGCAAGTTTTATAGACGAGTTTTCAAGCAAAAAACATGACGATAACATTCCAGCAGTTTTTTTAATACACATTGAAGAAATTACTGGTAAAAAAAGGAACACCTGA
- a CDS encoding TaqI-like C-terminal specificity domain-containing protein, translating into MNKLRTRKALNPAYRKHKPLRKVVNNFTEQLQVCIDAVKLSDDNGESEEHIKSHFKDFFTNTFYGQNYINTKDRIDLAIYIDATASSDVGVIIEAKKPSNKAEFLTTENLNRKALQELLLYYLRERVDNENNNIKHLIATNGYEWFLFKAEDFYNYFYKNKALLKEYKSFRDGLKDTTKNELFYDEIAKKYINEVQETLPFVHLDFSKTKFESLKDAHLNTLYKIFSDVHLLGHSFGNDSNQLNKTFYNELLHIIGLEEIKEKGKKIISRKSEKGRDYASLLENTIVILEDRDYLANVKSVENGSEKAFNVGLELCLTWVNRILFLKLLESQLLAYHKQDSKYKFLNSSFINGFDELNDLFFSALAKQEDERHPKYKDKYKNIPYLNSSLFERNTLENEAFEISALNNDAIEVFSNTVLKDTKGKRLKGKLSTLDYLFQFLDAYDFATDGNEGIEDSQETKSLINASVLGLIFEKINGYKEGSFYTPAYITMYMCKEMLRRAVIQKFKEQENDQIETFEDLQSYCSKHFKIDDLKRFNTIINGFRICDPAVGSGHFLVSALNELIVIKKDLGILVDAKGLPLRCDIEIVNDELYVIDDKGLLFEYNPTDKESTRIQHTLFHEKQTLIENCLFGVDINPNSVKICRLRLWIELLKNAYYTKENRLQTLPNIDINIKCGNSLISRFHLEDDLKDAFKGKEVNYSFADYKNAVAEYKETNSKDRKREVLQIIDEVKNNFKSTLDNAFISKFQKAQGEYINEEERLKNLKAFGEKIKKTEKDNLKKLKNKAEATYLEKEEIVNNAIYNNAFEWRFEFPEVLADDGSYIGFDAIIGNPPYVFTRDSDFGEGFKDYVANYIKKHKIGTENKGLNIQTNKINLFGLFVVRGLDIMNKNAELSYIIPNGLLRATTLEAIRKYLLEKTNIYSIVDLDKGVFDGVTISTIILELNKSFLDESEIKLKSNSVINSVKQSFFLQNVSYTINNFIDNSTVKIIDKIKESTYPMGDDFLFISPGIDGDKEKYIANTKINEDYKPLLFGKDFKNYRIDFNNNYILYDNNLLNRARNEEIFLAKKKILIQRISGGLSPLTAVLDDNQFYTFNSVNNLILKEGREHLYSVYLALLNSKLINWYYALMFSNRSNLTVNISKTFLEKIPIKKIPDEVILPFTLLTTKITKAKADNQNSDTTTLEKEIDQMVYKLYDLTPEEIAIVENS; encoded by the coding sequence ATGAATAAACTTCGCACTAGAAAAGCTCTTAATCCTGCATACAGAAAACACAAGCCTTTAAGAAAGGTAGTAAATAATTTTACAGAACAGTTACAAGTCTGTATAGATGCTGTAAAGCTAAGTGATGATAATGGAGAAAGCGAAGAGCATATTAAATCACATTTCAAAGATTTTTTTACTAATACGTTTTATGGTCAAAATTATATAAATACTAAAGATAGAATTGATTTAGCTATTTATATTGATGCTACAGCAAGTAGTGATGTAGGAGTAATTATTGAAGCTAAGAAACCAAGTAACAAGGCAGAATTTCTAACTACAGAAAATCTAAATCGTAAAGCATTACAGGAGTTATTATTATACTATTTACGTGAACGTGTAGATAATGAAAATAATAATATAAAACACCTCATCGCTACTAATGGTTATGAATGGTTTTTGTTTAAAGCGGAGGATTTTTATAATTATTTCTATAAAAATAAAGCATTACTAAAAGAGTATAAATCTTTTAGAGATGGATTAAAAGATACTACTAAGAATGAGCTTTTTTATGATGAAATTGCAAAAAAATATATTAATGAGGTTCAAGAAACCTTGCCTTTTGTTCATTTAGATTTTTCAAAAACAAAGTTTGAAAGCCTAAAGGATGCGCACCTAAATACATTGTATAAAATATTTTCAGACGTGCACTTATTAGGTCATTCTTTTGGTAATGATAGCAACCAACTAAATAAAACCTTTTATAATGAGTTACTGCATATTATAGGTTTAGAAGAGATAAAAGAAAAAGGGAAAAAAATAATTAGTCGTAAATCCGAAAAAGGCAGAGATTATGCTTCTTTACTAGAAAATACGATTGTAATATTAGAGGATAGAGATTATCTAGCTAATGTTAAAAGCGTTGAAAACGGTTCAGAGAAAGCATTTAATGTTGGTTTAGAGCTATGCTTGACTTGGGTTAACCGTATATTATTTTTAAAGCTCTTAGAATCTCAATTATTAGCATACCATAAACAGGATAGTAAATACAAATTTCTTAATTCTAGTTTTATAAATGGATTTGATGAATTAAACGATTTGTTTTTTTCTGCATTAGCAAAACAAGAAGACGAAAGGCATCCAAAATATAAGGATAAGTATAAAAATATTCCTTATCTAAACAGTTCGCTATTTGAACGAAACACTTTAGAAAACGAAGCTTTTGAAATTTCAGCATTAAATAATGATGCTATAGAAGTGTTTAGTAATACGGTTTTAAAAGATACTAAAGGAAAACGTTTAAAAGGCAAACTTTCTACATTAGATTATTTATTTCAGTTTTTAGATGCTTATGATTTTGCAACAGATGGAAACGAAGGTATTGAAGACAGTCAAGAAACCAAATCATTAATTAATGCTTCGGTATTAGGTTTAATTTTCGAGAAAATAAACGGTTACAAAGAAGGCTCATTTTATACGCCTGCTTATATTACTATGTACATGTGTAAAGAAATGCTTAGACGTGCTGTAATACAAAAATTTAAGGAACAGGAAAACGATCAAATAGAAACGTTTGAAGACTTACAGTCCTATTGCAGTAAACACTTTAAAATAGACGATTTAAAGCGCTTTAATACTATTATTAATGGATTTAGAATTTGCGACCCTGCGGTTGGTTCTGGTCACTTCTTAGTAAGTGCATTAAACGAGTTAATTGTTATAAAAAAAGACTTAGGTATTTTAGTAGATGCTAAAGGATTGCCATTACGTTGTGATATAGAAATTGTAAACGATGAGCTTTATGTAATTGATGACAAAGGTTTGTTGTTTGAATATAATCCAACAGACAAAGAAAGCACACGCATACAACACACTTTATTTCACGAAAAGCAAACCTTAATAGAAAACTGTTTGTTTGGTGTAGATATAAATCCAAATTCGGTTAAAATTTGTCGTTTGCGTTTATGGATTGAATTACTTAAAAACGCATATTATACTAAAGAGAACAGACTACAAACCTTACCAAATATTGATATAAATATTAAATGCGGAAACTCCTTAATTAGTAGGTTTCATTTAGAGGATGATTTAAAAGACGCTTTTAAAGGAAAAGAAGTAAATTATAGTTTTGCAGATTATAAAAACGCCGTAGCAGAATATAAAGAAACCAATAGTAAAGACAGAAAACGAGAAGTTTTACAAATTATAGATGAGGTTAAAAATAATTTTAAAAGCACTTTAGATAATGCTTTTATAAGCAAATTTCAGAAAGCACAAGGTGAATATATAAACGAAGAAGAACGCCTTAAAAACCTAAAAGCCTTTGGTGAAAAGATTAAAAAAACAGAAAAAGATAATCTTAAAAAACTAAAAAACAAAGCAGAAGCAACCTATTTAGAAAAAGAAGAAATTGTAAACAATGCCATATATAATAATGCTTTCGAGTGGCGTTTTGAGTTTCCAGAAGTATTAGCCGATGATGGAAGTTATATTGGCTTTGATGCTATTATTGGGAATCCACCTTATGTTTTTACAAGAGATAGTGATTTTGGAGAAGGCTTTAAAGATTATGTAGCAAATTATATTAAAAAACATAAAATTGGCACTGAAAATAAAGGTTTAAATATTCAGACTAATAAAATAAATCTTTTCGGTTTATTCGTTGTAAGGGGATTAGATATAATGAATAAAAATGCAGAATTAAGTTATATAATTCCTAATGGATTATTGAGAGCAACTACTTTGGAGGCAATAAGAAAATATTTATTAGAAAAAACCAATATTTATTCAATTGTCGATTTAGACAAGGGGGTTTTTGATGGTGTAACAATTTCTACAATAATCTTAGAATTAAATAAATCTTTCTTAGACGAATCTGAAATTAAATTAAAAAGCAATTCAGTAATTAATTCAGTTAAACAATCTTTTTTCTTGCAAAATGTTAGTTACACTATTAATAATTTTATTGATAATTCAACTGTTAAAATAATTGACAAAATTAAAGAATCTACATATCCAATGGGTGATGATTTTTTGTTTATTTCACCAGGTATAGATGGAGATAAAGAAAAATATATTGCTAATACTAAAATTAACGAAGATTATAAACCTCTTTTATTTGGGAAAGATTTTAAAAATTATAGAATTGACTTTAATAATAATTATATACTTTATGATAATAATCTTTTAAATAGAGCTAGAAATGAAGAAATATTTTTGGCTAAAAAGAAAATTTTAATTCAAAGAATTAGTGGTGGTTTAAGTCCGCTTACTGCTGTATTAGATGATAATCAATTTTACACTTTTAATAGTGTAAACAATCTTATATTGAAAGAAGGTAGAGAACATTTATATTCAGTTTATTTAGCCTTATTAAACTCTAAATTAATAAATTGGTATTATGCTTTAATGTTTTCTAATCGTTCAAATCTAACAGTAAATATTTCTAAAACTTTTTTAGAAAAAATTCCGATAAAAAAAATTCCAGATGAGGTTATTTTACCTTTTACTTTATTAACAACTAAAATAACTAAGGCTAAGGCGGATAATCAAAATAGTGACACGACAACTTTAGAAAAAGAAATAGACCAAATGGTCTACAAATTATATGACTTAACACCAGAAGAAATTGCAATAGTAGAGAACAGCTAA
- a CDS encoding sugar porter family MFS transporter, whose amino-acid sequence MNKGVFLLLIAAVSALGGLLFGYDTGVINGAQFFLTEHFSLSDGLKGWVVGSALLGCFVGAIVAGPLSIKIGRKWSLIISAVFFTLSAYGSGLPELFPQSVSMLVFFRILGGLGIGIASMNAPMYIAEIAPSNIRGRMVTYYQLAIVIGFFVVFLATYYIGNNLTQAENIEFGWRRMFWSELIPSGLFLILLFFVPKSPRWLALKGHDDEALAVLNKINGATEAELEMKQIKDSLDQSNDGIKVSYFSKAILVIIAIGTVLSMLQQFTGINAVLYYGADIFEKALGFGKEDVLAQQILLAFVNLVFTFVAMFTVDKFGRKPLLYIGSIGMIVGFLLLGVSLQQQNVGMISLIGVLLFIASFALSMGPVVWVLLSEMFPNKIRSVAMSVAVAAQWAANYVVSQSFPMVMGSETNNSAPWNGSLPYFIFIAFILIIVFVTYKFIPETKGKSLEEIEGFWK is encoded by the coding sequence ATGAATAAAGGTGTTTTTTTACTTCTAATTGCTGCAGTCTCTGCTTTGGGAGGCTTATTATTTGGATATGATACAGGTGTCATAAATGGCGCACAATTTTTTTTAACAGAGCATTTTAGTTTAAGTGATGGCTTAAAAGGCTGGGTTGTTGGTAGTGCATTATTAGGATGTTTTGTTGGAGCAATAGTTGCTGGACCTTTAAGTATTAAAATTGGTAGAAAGTGGTCCTTAATTATATCGGCTGTATTTTTTACACTATCAGCTTATGGCTCAGGATTACCAGAACTATTTCCGCAATCGGTAAGTATGCTTGTGTTTTTTAGAATTTTAGGAGGATTAGGTATTGGTATAGCCTCAATGAATGCACCTATGTATATTGCAGAAATCGCACCATCTAACATTAGAGGACGTATGGTAACGTATTACCAATTAGCAATTGTAATTGGTTTTTTTGTTGTGTTTTTAGCAACGTATTATATAGGAAATAATTTAACACAAGCAGAAAATATTGAATTTGGATGGCGTCGTATGTTTTGGTCAGAATTAATACCTAGTGGATTATTTTTAATACTCTTATTTTTTGTTCCTAAAAGTCCAAGATGGTTAGCATTAAAAGGACATGATGATGAAGCATTAGCTGTTTTAAATAAAATTAATGGAGCAACTGAGGCTGAATTAGAAATGAAGCAAATTAAAGATTCTTTAGACCAATCAAATGATGGAATAAAAGTGAGTTATTTCTCAAAAGCTATTTTAGTAATTATTGCTATTGGTACAGTGTTGTCTATGTTACAACAATTTACAGGTATTAATGCAGTATTATATTATGGAGCAGATATTTTTGAAAAAGCATTAGGTTTTGGTAAAGAAGATGTATTGGCACAACAAATACTGTTAGCATTTGTGAATTTGGTATTCACTTTTGTAGCCATGTTTACAGTAGATAAATTTGGTAGAAAACCATTACTCTACATTGGGTCTATTGGTATGATTGTTGGATTTTTGTTATTAGGTGTATCCTTGCAACAACAAAATGTAGGTATGATTTCTTTAATAGGTGTATTGTTATTTATAGCGTCTTTTGCATTGTCTATGGGACCAGTAGTTTGGGTATTGTTATCAGAAATGTTTCCTAATAAAATTAGAAGTGTGGCTATGTCTGTAGCAGTAGCAGCACAGTGGGCTGCAAACTATGTGGTATCACAATCGTTTCCTATGGTCATGGGAAGTGAAACCAATAATAGTGCTCCATGGAATGGGTCATTACCTTACTTTATATTTATAGCTTTTATATTAATAATTGTATTTGTAACCTATAAATTTATTCCAGAAACAAAAGGTAAATCTCTTGAAGAAATTGAGGGGTTTTGGAAATAA
- a CDS encoding protein rep — protein sequence MYTLADNETNKARHKQVIVNGEGSDLSKKEVLQGRAKRKTITQSMMLKLIDLAKENETPELQKAFWNTYHCQQKIITADGRLYGKYCKNRFCTLCCSIRKAEIINRYYPIIKQWEDPHFVTITIKAVKEDKLKSRIDGLLRGFKKINAKHRKRHQRGTGAKLVGVKSLECNFNPKKKTYNPHLHIITANKEMAEVIVSDWLMLCTSKFALRQGQDIQRVCDVEKSLIEIIKYGSKIFTEPDLKKRAKETTTAQIYINALNTILVTMKGKRIFDRFGFNAPKETECKNTSAKLLSSFNEWKFNAKTNDWENIETGEFLSGYNLPTSLQALLEHNINIDLK from the coding sequence ATGTATACATTAGCAGATAACGAGACAAATAAAGCGAGACATAAACAAGTAATTGTTAATGGAGAAGGTTCAGACCTCAGCAAAAAAGAAGTTTTACAAGGTAGAGCAAAGCGCAAAACGATTACACAATCTATGATGCTTAAATTAATTGATTTAGCAAAAGAAAACGAAACACCAGAACTACAAAAAGCCTTTTGGAACACATACCATTGCCAACAAAAGATAATTACGGCAGATGGGAGATTGTATGGTAAATATTGTAAAAATAGATTTTGTACATTATGTTGTAGTATTCGAAAAGCAGAAATTATAAATCGCTATTATCCAATTATCAAACAATGGGAAGACCCTCACTTTGTAACCATAACTATAAAAGCAGTAAAAGAGGATAAACTAAAAAGCCGAATAGATGGTTTATTAAGAGGTTTTAAAAAAATAAATGCAAAGCATAGGAAAAGACACCAAAGAGGAACAGGGGCAAAGCTAGTAGGTGTAAAATCTTTAGAATGTAACTTCAACCCAAAGAAAAAAACCTATAACCCACATTTGCACATAATAACTGCAAATAAAGAAATGGCTGAGGTAATTGTTTCTGATTGGTTAATGTTGTGTACTTCTAAATTTGCATTACGTCAAGGTCAAGACATTCAAAGAGTTTGTGATGTAGAAAAAAGCTTAATAGAGATTATTAAATATGGCAGTAAAATATTTACAGAACCAGACTTAAAAAAGAGAGCAAAAGAAACTACTACAGCACAAATTTATATTAATGCTTTAAATACTATTTTAGTAACAATGAAAGGTAAACGCATTTTTGATAGATTCGGTTTTAATGCACCAAAAGAGACAGAGTGTAAAAATACCTCAGCAAAATTATTAAGTTCTTTTAATGAGTGGAAATTTAATGCAAAAACTAATGATTGGGAGAATATAGAAACAGGTGAATTTTTAAGTGGTTATAACTTGCCTACAAGTTTACAGGCTCTTCTAGAGCATAATATTAATATAGATTTAAAGTAA
- a CDS encoding tyrosine-type recombinase/integrase: MKCTFNLKKPNKAGLSLIYLKAYFKDEGRRFVYSTGEHITPEEWDYENKQPNNLNGRNKIAETHRAIKRQLDRYSLFFQDTIQNYKLSKREIIISDVKDDFDIEFKRTKSISSKFFEVYDIFLEEKRNDFTEEGNSPTTIKRYEYNKKLLFEFQEFRNKRLHFNQINKVFYNSFVNYCINDRVKPHSANTLRRNVGLMKTFLYWALENNYTYKTDFQKFKAPKSQQTDEIALTLKQVQEVFDFDLSKNERLEKVRDLFVFGCATGMRYSNYSKVAKKDIQNGIIKVRDKKNTDKSLEVPLNDFSIYVLKKYDYKLPRISNQRFNDYIKEVFKLLGYNEEVKKTIKLGKEIIEEINPMFERISSHTARRSFITIMKNKKIPDKIIMSYTGHKSLEVFNKYYKPNNEERKDFMHTVWKMDEAPLKKVN, encoded by the coding sequence ATGAAATGTACTTTTAATTTGAAAAAGCCTAATAAAGCTGGATTATCATTAATTTATTTAAAAGCCTATTTTAAAGATGAAGGGCGTCGATTTGTATATTCTACAGGAGAACATATTACTCCAGAAGAATGGGATTATGAAAATAAACAACCTAATAACCTCAACGGAAGGAATAAAATAGCCGAAACGCATAGAGCTATTAAAAGACAGTTAGACCGTTATTCTTTATTTTTCCAAGATACCATACAGAATTACAAGTTATCCAAAAGAGAGATAATTATTTCTGATGTAAAAGATGATTTTGATATTGAATTTAAAAGAACGAAATCCATTTCTAGTAAGTTTTTTGAGGTTTATGATATTTTCTTAGAAGAGAAAAGAAATGATTTTACAGAAGAAGGTAATTCACCAACTACTATTAAACGTTATGAGTATAATAAAAAATTGCTTTTCGAATTTCAAGAGTTTAGAAATAAACGTTTACACTTCAATCAAATTAATAAGGTATTTTATAATTCATTTGTTAATTACTGTATTAATGACAGAGTTAAACCACACTCAGCAAATACACTTCGCAGAAATGTAGGTTTAATGAAAACCTTTCTTTATTGGGCTTTAGAAAATAATTATACATACAAAACAGATTTTCAAAAGTTTAAAGCTCCAAAGTCTCAGCAAACAGATGAAATTGCCTTAACTCTAAAACAAGTGCAGGAAGTTTTTGATTTTGATTTAAGTAAAAATGAACGATTAGAAAAAGTTAGAGATTTGTTTGTTTTTGGTTGTGCTACAGGAATGCGTTATAGTAATTATTCTAAAGTAGCTAAAAAGGATATTCAAAACGGTATTATAAAAGTAAGAGATAAGAAAAACACAGATAAATCTTTAGAAGTTCCGCTAAATGATTTTTCTATATATGTACTAAAAAAGTATGATTACAAGTTGCCAAGAATATCAAATCAAAGATTTAATGATTATATAAAAGAAGTATTTAAGTTACTTGGTTACAATGAAGAAGTAAAAAAAACAATAAAGTTAGGTAAAGAAATAATAGAAGAAATTAACCCAATGTTTGAGCGTATTTCATCGCATACAGCAAGAAGAAGTTTCATTACGATAATGAAAAATAAAAAGATTCCAGACAAAATAATAATGAGTTATACAGGACACAAAAGCTTAGAAGTATTCAATAAGTATTATAAGCCTAATAATGAAGAAAGGAAAGATTTTATGCATACAGTTTGGAAAATGGATGAAGCACCACTAAAAAAAGTAAATTAG
- a CDS encoding heavy-metal-associated domain-containing protein, whose product MKKVILSVAVIVAMGLTSCKNETKIVEETITTEVSKEIAMTDLSFGVRGNCGMCKNTIEKAANSVEGVTAANWDKDKKKIDVSFDSSKTDAMAIHNAIAASGYDTEKVAGNEEAYDGLPGCCKYDHNMAMNQSGEIKADDHSNHDH is encoded by the coding sequence ATGAAGAAAGTAATTTTAAGTGTAGCTGTAATAGTAGCTATGGGATTAACAAGTTGTAAAAACGAAACTAAAATAGTTGAAGAAACTATAACAACGGAAGTATCAAAAGAAATCGCAATGACAGATTTATCTTTTGGCGTAAGAGGTAATTGTGGTATGTGTAAAAACACCATTGAAAAAGCAGCCAATAGTGTTGAAGGTGTTACCGCTGCAAACTGGGATAAAGACAAAAAGAAAATAGATGTATCTTTCGATAGTTCTAAAACAGATGCAATGGCAATTCATAATGCAATCGCAGCTTCAGGGTATGATACTGAAAAAGTTGCAGGTAACGAAGAAGCATACGATGGTTTACCAGGTTGTTGTAAATATGACCATAATATGGCTATGAATCAGTCTGGAGAAATAAAAGCTGATGACCATTCAAATCACGACCACTAA
- a CDS encoding helix-turn-helix domain-containing protein has translation MSNPFENLNQRLENIENLLLELKYKPIEEEKSENLTVKETAELLKVSEQSVHNYIKKGFISAQKLGRILLIKRTDLDNALTEVKSLKYKRA, from the coding sequence ATGAGTAATCCATTTGAGAACCTAAACCAGAGGTTAGAAAACATTGAAAATCTTTTATTAGAGCTTAAATATAAGCCAATAGAAGAAGAGAAATCTGAGAATTTAACAGTAAAAGAAACCGCAGAACTTCTAAAGGTTTCAGAACAGTCAGTACATAATTATATAAAAAAAGGGTTTATTTCAGCTCAAAAATTAGGTAGAATTTTACTTATAAAAAGAACTGATTTAGATAATGCATTAACAGAGGTTAAGTCACTTAAATACAAAAGGGCTTAG